The following proteins come from a genomic window of Rutidosis leptorrhynchoides isolate AG116_Rl617_1_P2 chromosome 10, CSIRO_AGI_Rlap_v1, whole genome shotgun sequence:
- the LOC139871294 gene encoding uncharacterized protein, whose translation MGADEFSKSVEMGLKLSKRIYYGKDGTTSMTAPKPASMSKTLSTCSTMSSSFKLPDKHHPTGPMVYAVITDPNIVDNPDITSYQPHVHGRCNPPALIPLQMHGISMNVECYLDTAFVTVMGVWYLYCVTKSACCDCRIAIPLGELGSILDFNVETNRRSYFTKLIIPEQEKDSDRVTKTDGFMMKRNTYTLKVPQVEGGSMIHVKVRWSQKLLYQGDHEFCLNVPFTFPNYVSSSDKTITKRQKVLLNVNSGTECNVTCKFASHPLKEVRQHAGEASFAYEAEVSKWSTQDFHFTYSVCSNETVGGLILQHPFPYDFDQRDMFYFYIFPADNNFKKDFKKEVVFLVDISGSMRDAPLENTICAITSSLTRLDQEDSFNIIVFNNRIKSFSSSLEFATEETITNATEWMWNDLVAEGGTNLMSPLKQAIDMVGKMGESMPIIFVITDGSVDDELDISNMIKCNLVYGSISSPRICTFGIGSYCNHYFLQMLAHMGRGYYDAAYDVESISDQLQLLFDNALSPMLTNVTIDALENLKSFELYPSRIPDLLYRRPLIVSGRYQGKFPDIVKVRGLLADRSSYVIDVKVRNKGDVNLDMICAKREIDILTAQAWLDKNTCLEKMVAKMSIQRGVPSEHTLMILDQNDKAKPLLKSVIQDDEKCSKLMNRKKIRLRNVCVGFGNLKATAENLPSGVEEEKLNEAEKLVRKAASTCYELLDTYGCLKCLSKVRNSQISLAIAELCAALACLELLDCCCDLCDTCSDLC comes from the exons ATGGGAGCTGACGAGTTCTCGAAATCAGTCGAAATGGGACTCAAGTTATCGAAACGAATATACTACGGAAAAGATGGTACTACTTCAATGACTGCTCCAAAACCGGCTTCAATGTCCAAGACACTATCAACGTGTTCAACCATGTCATCGTCCTTTAAGTTGCCGGATAAGCATCATCCAACGGGGCCCATGGTTTATGCAGTTATTACCGATCCTAATATCGTTGATAATCCTGATATCACGAGTTATCAGCCTCATGTTCATGGACGTTGTAATCCGCCTGCATTGATCCCTCTTCAAATGCATGGGATTTCAATGAACGTTGAATGTTATTTGGACACTGCGTTTGTTACGGTTATGGGTGTTTGGTATTTGTATTGTGTAACGAAAAGTGCATGTTGTGATTGTCGTATCGCAATTCCTTTGGGCGAGCTG GGTTCGATTCTAGACTTCAACGTTGAGACCAACAGACGATCATATTTTACTAAACTGATTATTCCAGAACAGGAAAAAGATTCAGACCGAGTAACCAAAACAGACGGGTTCATGATGAAACGCAACACATACACACTAAAAGTCCCTCAG GTTGAAGGAGGATCTATGATTCATGTTAAAGTAAGATGGTCTCAAAAATTGTTGTATCAAGGTGATCATGAGTTCTGTCTCAATGTGCCTTTTACTTTCCCTAATTATGTTTCGTCTTCGGATAAGACTATTACTAAACGGCAAAAAGTTCTGCTAAATGTCAACTCTGGTACCGAGTGTAACGTCACGTGCAAATTTGCTAGTCATCCTTTAAAG GAGGTGCGGCAACACGCAGGGGAAGCAAGCTTCGCTTATGAGGCAGAAGTTTCGAAATGGTCAACTCAAGACTTCCATTTCACTTATTCT GTATGTTCAAACGAGACGGTTGGTGGTTTGATTCTGCAGCATCCATTTCCATATGATTTTGATCAGAGAGATATGTTTTACTTTTATATTTTCCCTGCGGATAACAACTTTAAAAAG GATTTCAAAAAGGAAGTGGTATTTTTAGTAGACATAAGTGGAAGCATGCGAGATGCTCCTCTTGAGAATACGATATGTGCAATCACAAGCTCCCTAACGAGACTTGATCAAGAAGATTCGTTTAATATCATAGTGTTTAATAATCGCATTAAGTCATTCTCATCTTCGTTAGAATTTGCAACAGAAGAAACTATCACAAATGCAACCGAATGGATGTGGAATGACTTGGTTGCTGAAGGAGGTACCAACCTTATGTCTCCATTAAAACAG GCAATTGACATGGTTGGGAAAATGGGTGAGTCGATGCCTATCATTTTCGTTATTACTGATGGAAGCGTTGATGATGAACTAGATATTAGTAATATGATCAAATGCAACCTTGTGTACGGAAGCATAAGTTCTCCTCGAATTTGCACATTTGGCATAG GTTCATACTGTAATCATTATTTCTTGCAAATGCTTGCACATATGGGTAGGGGATATTATGATGCTGCATATGATGTAG AATCAATTAGTGATCAACTGCAACTGCTGTTTGATAATGCCTTATCGCCTATGCTAACAAATGTAACCATTGATGCTTTGGAAAATCTAAAATCATTTGAG TTGTACCCATCTCGTATTCCAGATTTGCTTTATAGACGCCCGTTAATAGTGTCGGGTCGTTACCAAGGGAAGTTTCCAGACATCGTGAAAGTTAGAGGTTTATTGGCGGATCGAAGTAGTTATGTGATTGATGTCAAAGTAAGAAATAAAGGGGATGTAAACTTGGACATG ATATGTGCTAAAAGAGAGATCGATATACTCACCGCACAGGCATGGTTAGACAAAAACACATGTCTGGAGAAAATG GTTGCCAAAATGAGCATTCAGAGAGGAGTACCTTCTGAACATACGCTCATGATTCTAGATCAGAATGATAAAGCAAAACCGCTCCTCAAATCAGTTATACAAGATGATGAG AAATGTTCAAAATTGATGAATCGGAAGAAGATACGCCTAAGAAATGTATGTGTTGGATTTGGTAACTTGAAGGCGACTGCTGAAAATCTTCCTTCTGGAGTCGAAGAAGAAAAGTTAAACGAAGCTGAAAAACTCGTGAGGAAGGCTGCATCAACGTGTTACGAATTACTGGATACTTATGGTTGTTTAAAGTGCTTGTCTAAAGTCAGAAACTCACAAATTTCTCTTGCTATTGCTGAACTTTGCGCTGCTCTTGCGTGTCTCGAACTTCTTGATTGTTGTTGcgatttgtgtgatacatgctccGATTTGTGCTAA
- the LOC139872384 gene encoding exocyst complex component EXO70A1-like, whose product MEPPGTDSSAAEQIILRWDSTASEDARYRMIFEGDRDEINRYLQAVDQIQRSMDSTTLSENQSTKVNNAIQIAMARLEDEFRNILITNSTPIQTDPLTDSVLTPRTTPRTSSCRSNSPEHEHDTEKRTESISRITSASFTERNERSATFASCRSMNSIREQDLIPTESVSDLRAIAERMIAAGYFRECVQVYGSVRKSVVDGSFKKLGVEKLSIGDIQRLEWEALNAKIGRWIRAAKVCIRVLFPSEKKLCKQIFEDLGTTNADDVCFMETVKSPATQLFNFAEAISISRRSPEKLFKILDLHDSLLDLLPDIDDVFDSKPAESIRIQAPEILSRLAEAARGMLTEFENAVLREPSRVPVPGGTIHPLTRYVMNYISLISDYKLTLGELIVSKPATGSRHCDSTAPEMDFSDHEGQSPLALHLIWIIAILQFNLEGKSKHYKDNSLAHLFIMNNVHYIVQKIKGSMELRELIGDQYLRTLTRIFRQAATNHQRATWIGVLHCLRDQGLHSTGSFSSGVSKSALRERFKSFNAIFDEVHRTQALWLVPDEQLREELRISILEKLVPAYRSFIGRYGNHISDNYIKYTVEDLENAVLDLFEGYAVSQHSRRRSQ is encoded by the coding sequence ATGGAACCGCCGGGGACAGACAGCTCAGCTGCCGAACAAATCATCCTCCGGTGGGACTCAACGGCGTCAGAAGACGccagatatcgaatgatattcgaaGGTGATCGAGACGAAATCAACCGTTATTTACAAGCTGTAGATCAAATCCAACGATCTATGGACTCGACTACTTTATCTGAAAatcagtcaacgaaagtcaacaacgCAATCCAGATCGCTATGGCTCGTTTAGAAGACGAATTTCGTAATATTCTTATCACGAACTCGACTCCGATTCAGACCGATCCACTCACTGACTCAGTTTTAACTCCGCGAACCACTCCGAGAACTAGCAGTTGTCGGAGTAATTCACCGGAGCACGAACACGATACCGAAAAACGAACCGAATCGATATCTAGAATCACTTCAGCTTCATTTACAGAACGTAACGAACGCAGCGCCACGTTTGCGAGCTGTAGATCTATGAATAGCATTCGCGAACAAGATCTGATACCTACTGAAAGTGTATCAGATCTACGCGCGATTGCGGAGCGTATGATCGCAGCTGGTTATTTCAGAGAGTGTGTTCAGGTGTACGGAAGTGTACGGAAATCTGTTGTTGACGGAAGCTTTAAAAAGCTCGGAGTCGAAAAATTAAGCATAGGTGATATTCAACGCCTCGAATGGGAGGCGTTGAACGCTAAAATCGGGCGTTGGATACGAGCTGCAAAAGTTTGTATCAGAGTTTTGTTTCCTAGTGAGAAGAAGCTTTGCAAGCAAATTTTTGAAGATCTCGGAACGACAAATGCGGATGACGTTTGTTTCATGGAAACCGTTAAGTCTCCGGCGACTCAGTTGTTTAATTTTGCGGAGGCGATTAGTATAAGCAGGAGGTCTCCGGAGAAACTGTTTAAAATTCTGGATTTACATGACTCGTTACTTGATTTATTGCCTGATATTGATGACGTGTTCGATTCGAAACCGGCTGAATCGATTAGGATTCAGGCACCGGAGATACTTTCACGATTAGCGGAAGCGGCTAGAGGAATGTTAACAGAGTTTGAAAATGCGGTCCTTCGAGAACCTTCTAGGGTTCCGGTTCCTGGAGGTACGATTCATCCGTTAACAAGGTATGTAATGAATTACATAAGTTTGATTTCCGATTACAAGTTAACATTAGGTGAATTAATCGTTTCGAAACCGGCAACCGGATCTAGACATTGTGATTCCACGGCACCGGAAATGGATTTTAGTGATCACGAAGGGCAATCGCCTTTAGCTCTGCATTTGATCTGGATAATCGCGATATTACAGTTTAATTTAGAGGGGAAATCGAAACATTATAAAGACAATTCATTAGCTCATTTGTTCATTATGAATAATGTTCATTACATTGTTCAAAAGATCAAAGGGTCTATGGAATTAAGAGAATTAATCGGAGACCAGTACTTAAGAACCCTAACCAGGATCTTTAGACAGGCAGCCACGAATCACCAACGAGCGACGTGGATTGGGGTATTACATTGTCTGCGAGATCAAGGGTTACATTCAACCGGAAGTTTTTCGTCTGGTGTTTCAAAGAGTGCGTTAAGAGAGCGATTCAAATCGTTCAATGCCATATTTGATGAAGTGCATAGGACACAAGCGTTATGGTTAGTCCCCGATGAGCAACTTCGTGAGGAGTTAAGGATCTCGATATTGGAGAAACTGGTCCCTGCTTATCGTTCGTTTATTGGGAGATACGGGAATCATATATCGGATAATTATATCAAGTACACGGTTGAAGATCTTGAAAATGCTGTTTTGGATTTGTTTGAAGGGTATGCAGTTTCTCAACACTCTAGAAGAAGATCACAATGA